CTCGAGTCCGGTCCGGCGGTCCACGCATGGGAGCGGATCACCGCGAGGATCGGGAGCCCGAGCTCCTCGGCCTTCTCGCGGGAGGTGACGACCACGGCCGCGGCGCCGTCGGAGATCTGCGAGGCCGAGCCGGCGGTGATCGTGCCGTCCTTGCGGAACGCGGGGCGGAGGCGACCGAGCGATTCGGCGGTGGTGTCCGGACGGACGCCCTCATCCTTCTCCACCACGGTGTCGCCCTTGCGCCCGCTGATGGTCACCGGGGTGACCTCGTCGGCGAACCGTCCGTCCTCCCAGGCGGCGGCCGCCCGCTGGTGGGACTGCGCGGCGTAGGCGTCCTGCTCCTCGCGGGTGAACTCCGCGTCACCGGCGTTCGCTGACTCAGTGAGTCCGCCCATCGCCTCATCGGTGAAGGCGTCCCACAGACCGTCGTAGTCCATGTGGTCGCGCACGGCGACCGTGCCGTACTTGTACCCGGCACGCGACTTCTCGAGCATATGCGGGGCGTTCGTCATCGACTCCTGGCCTCCGGCAACGACGACGTCGTACTCCCCGGCGCGCACGAGCATGGCCGCCTGGGTGATCGCGTTGATCCCCGACAGGCAGAGCTTGTTGATGGTGATCGCCGGCGTGCTCATGGGGATCCCCGCCTTCGCGGCGGCCTGCCGGGCTGGCCCCTGGCCGCAGCCAGCCTGGAGCACCTGGCCCATGATGACGTAGTCGACCGCGTCCGGCGCCACCCCGGCCCGGTCGAGGGCCCCGGCGATGGCCTCGGCACCGAGGTCGACCGCGCTGAGCGAGCCGAGTGCCCCGGACATCCGCCCGAGCGGGGTGCGGGATCCTCCGACGATGACTGCTTCGGTCATGTTCTCCTCCTTGAGCGTCCGCCGACGGCCTCGCGCCGGGCGGTCCGGGAACGGTGGGTGGGGCGGCGGAGGTCGCCTCCGCCGCTGCTCGGGTCGACCGCCGGTGCGGTCGGCGCCCTCGCCTGCGCGATCCAGCCTAGTCGAGGACGTGACGGCGGACACAACCCGGGGACGACGACGCGGGGACGAGGTCTCCCCCGTCCCCGCGTCGTGATCTCATGTGCCCCGTCGGGCTCCGCACGGTGCGTGCGCGTCAGCCCTTGAGCGAGCCCGAGGCATCCTCGAGGTGCGCCCGGAGGAACCACTGGAACTGCTCGAGCTCGCGGGTCTGGGCGGTGAGCAGATCCTCGCTCATCGGATCGATGTCGGCGGTTGCGGCGACGGCCTCGCGGTGGGCCGCGTTGACCTCGGTGTAGACCGCGTCGAGTGCCGCGATGTGCTGCTGGGTGCCGGCCCGGTCGGTCTCGTAGGTCATTCCGGGTCGGTCCCAGGCGATCCGTCCGGGCACGCCGATCGGCTGACTGCCCAGAGCGGCGATGCGCTCGGCGATCTCGTCGGCGAAGCCGCGGACGAGCTCGACCTGCGGGTCGAGCATTTCGTGGACGCCGATGAAGGAGGGTCCGACGACGTTCCAGTGAGCGTGCTTGAGGATGAGGTGGAGGGCGTTCATCGCGTCGAGGCGCTCCTGCAGGATGCCGCTGACCTTCTCGCCTTCGGCTTCGGTGAGTCCGGGAAGGGTGTAGCCCATGGTGTCTCCTCGCATTCGTCGATATCAGGTGTCAGCACACCTGCCCGCACCCGTGGGTGCACAGTGGTGTGCTTCTGCTTCGAACAACGCCGGAGGGCGCCCGACTATTCCATCGCGTGTGCGGCCGCGGCCCGCGTCCGGCCCTCCCATGCCGTTTCCGGACCCGGTCTCGGAGGCCATACCAAGGAATCCTCAGTAGAGTGGAGCCACAGGCTGAAGAGCACCCGGTAGACGAGGATAGGAGTCGAGAACGTGACGCCTCCGGAAGAATTCCGCACCGCCATGCGCGGATACGAGAAGAATGAGGTCGATGCCCGGATCGGGCAGCTGCAGACCGAGATCGATTCGCTGCGCAAGGCATTGGCCGACGCTCGCAGCCAGGTCATCACCGCGGACCGCGCGAAGCTCCAGATCGCCGGTGAGCTCTCCGAGGCCAAGCAGCAGCTCAAGAAGGCGGCGAACGACAGCGCCGAGGCCGCCGGCCCTCCCGGGACCCGGATCGACCACCTCCTCAAGATCGCGGAGTCGCAGGCGCGCGAGACCCTCGCCCAGGCGACCGCGGATGCCGAGACGATCCGCAACAAGGCGCGTGCGGACGCCGCGAGCCAGCGCGCCCGTATGCACACCGAGAGCAACGACGTGCTCAACAAGGCCCGCGCCGAGGCCGACTCGATCTCCGCCTCGGCCGAGCTCCGCGCCGAGGAGACGATCAAGGCCGCCGAATCCCGCGCCCAGGAGCTCAGGGCCACCGCCGAGCGCGAGGCCGCCCAGCTCGGCGACACCGCGAAGGCGCAGTCCGACGAATCGCACGAGACCGTCAAGCGCGAGATCGCCGCCCTCAAGGCCGACGCGGAGAAGGAGGCCGCGGACATCCGTGCCGCGGCCAAGACCGAGGCCGACGAGATCCTCGCCCGGGCGCGCGCCGAGCAGGAGAAGTCGAAGAAGGCCGCGGACGCCCTCGACGTCGAGCTCGCCAACAAGCGCCAGCAGGCCGAGAAGGCGGAGAAGGAGCGCTTCGACACCTCGGCCGCGGAGAACAGGAAGCTCATCGCCGAGGCGCAGGAGCGTGCGAAGAAGGCCGACGCCGAGGCGAAGGAGGCGGCCGAGCGGGCCGAGCAGACCCGCAAGGAGGCCGTCGAGAAGGCCGACCGGATCATCGCCGACGGACGCAAGCGCGCCCAGGAGCTCATCGCGGAGTCCCGCGCGACCGCCGAGGCGACGATCGAGGAATCCGCGGCCGAGGCCAAGCGCAACGTGTCGAGCGCCCAGTCGCAGGTCGACCTGCTCACCAAGCAGCGCCGCACGATCACCGCGCAGCTCCAGCAGCTCCGCTCGATGTTCGCCGCTCCCGGGCTGTTCGACGGCGTCGATCTCACCGAGGACCGCTCCGACCAGGAGGCCGCCGCCGCACTCCCGACGGAGAAGATCGCCTCGGGCTCCGAGCTCGAGGATCTCTCCGCGGACTCGGAGATCGAGGACGCCGAGGTCGTGCGCAATCCGGCCGACGACTCCGCCGCAGGCACCGGCTCCGCCGGGACCCCGCCGCAGTCCGGCGACGGGAAGTCCGGCGCCGGGCAGAAGGCCGGTGCCGCGGCGAAGGACGCAGGGTCGCCGAAGGCCGGAGATGCGCCGAAGAGCGGAGATGCGACCCAGGTCGGCTCCGGTCAGGCGACCGGCGCCGGTCCGAAGTCGGGCGACGCGACTCCGGCACCCGGTGCGCGCACGCCAGCGGGCACCTCGGGCGCGGGCTCCGCAGCAGCCGGGTCGTCCGCGAAGCAGAATTCCGGCGGGCAGCAGAAGCCGGCCGCGGGCACGGGGAAGAACTCCTCGGGCCGCCAGCCGCGCGATCCGAAGTCGCGCGACTTCAACCGTCTGCGCTGATCGGCTCGAGGCCCGAGCACGCTCGCACCCCGGTCCCGCCGTCGACACCGACGGCGGGACCGTCGTCTTCCGGGTCCGGGATCACAGCGCCGTGGCCGTGACCGGCCGACGACCCGGGCAGCCCGGATCGCTCCCTCGCAGCAGAAGGTACGGTGCGCTTCAGCGGCGCCGACGACGGGCGTTGAAGCAGGCGGTGTGCCAGTGCCTTCGGAACGACACCCCGGAGGCTGCCGCGAACTCGTCCTCGGAGCGCCACGCGACGGTGTGGTCGATCGCCGCCGGGAGGCTCTGGTGACACCCGGGGCAGGTGTAGGACTTGCCGGAATCGTTGCCGCGCACGCGCTGGACGACCCAGCTCCCGTCGGGTTCGTCGTGGACGCGACGCAGGGAGTTGAGGGACATGCTGAGGTCGCGCTTCTCGCGCGCCCACTTGTTGGACCGGCGGGAGGAGGACGAGCGTGGCATGGCCCGATTCTCTCACGTAGAGTTGCAGGGTGCGTTTGGTGATCGCGAAGTGCAGCATCGACTATGCCGGTCGACTCACGGCCCATCTTCCGCTGGCGGATCGGGTCCTCATGCTCAAGGCCGACGGCAGCGTCCTCGTCCACTCCGACGGCGGCTCGTACAAGCCGCTCAACTGGATGACCCCGCCGTGCACGCTGGCGGTGACGGAGCCCGACGACGATCAGCGCACGGCGGGCTTCTCCGAGATCTGGACGGTGACCCAGGCGAAGACCGACGACCGGCTCGTCATCTCCATCGCGCAGGTGCACTCGGACACCGCGCACGACCTCGGCGTCGATCCTGGCCTCGTCAAGGACGGAGTCGAGGCGCATCTCCAGGAGCTCCTCGCCGAGCACATCGAATCGCTCGGCACCGGCTTCCAGACCGTGCGCCGGGAGTACATGACCGCGATCGGGCCCGTCGACATCCTCGCCAAGGACGCCCTCGGGGCCTCGGTCGCGATCGAGATCAAGCGCCGCGGCGGGATCGACGGCGTCGAGCAGCTCACCCGGTATCTCGAGCTCCTCAACCGCGACCCTCTCCTGTCCCCGGTGAGCGGGGTGTTCGCCGCCCAGGAGATCAAACCCCAGGCCCGCGCGCTCGCTGAGGACCGCGGCATCCGCTGCGTCGTCCTCGACTACGACGCGCTCCGCGGGATGGACGACCCGGAGACCCGCCTGTTCTGAGCACCCGCGGCACCTGCCCTGCGCGGCGACCGCCCGCACCGTGACCCGCACCGCGACGAGATCGAGGAGACGACCATGACGAACCCGGAGATCGACCCCGCCGAGTACGAGTGCGCGCACGTCGAATGCGCCGAGGCCATCGACATCATCACCGCCCGCGAGGTCCCCCTCGGAGGCCTCCGGGCGATGACGGTGCGGCGCACGCTCCCCCAGCGCAAGCGCTCCCTCATCGGCCCGTGGTGCTTCGTCGACCACTTCGGTCCCGACGACGTCGCGGCGACCGGCGGGATGCAGGTCGCGCGCCACCCCCACACCGGGCTCGCGACGGTCACCCTGCTGTTCCACGGGGAGATCGAGCACATCGACTCGACGGGGTTCTCCAACGTCGTCCGCCCCGGCGAGGTCAACCTCATGATCGCCGGCTCGGGGATCTCGCACTCGGAGTTCTCGTCCGACACCACGGAGAGGCTCCACGGGGTGCAGCTCTGGTATGCGCTGCCCGACGCCCTCCGCAGCGGGATGGCGGAGTCCCAGCACTTCGTGCCGACCTGGGCCGAGGTGCCCGGCGGTCGCGTGCTCATCTACCTCGGCAGGATTGCAGGCCAGGTCTCCCCGGTCGAGACCCGGGTCGCCGCGCACGCCGCCGAGGTCGTCGTCGACCCCGGGCAGACCGTCGAGATCGCGCTCGACCCGGAGGACGAGCACGGGGTGCTCCTCGACTCCGGTGAGCTCTCCCTCAGCGCGGGCGACCACGAGCAGACGCTCGGCACGGATGAGCTCGCCTACCTCCCGCCGGGCGCACCTGCGCTCCGGCTCACCGCCGGGGCCGAGGCGCCCGTGCGGGCGATCCTCGTCGGCGGCCGGCCCTTCGGCGAGTCGATCGTCATGTGGTGGAACTTCATCGGGCGGTCCCATGACGAGATCGTCGCCTTCCGCCGCGCGTGGCAGGCCGAGATCGGCCGCGACGAAGCGCCCGCGCAGGACGCACCCGCGGACGCCGGAGCGCTCGACGACGGTGTCGACGGACCGCGGTTCGGCGACTTCCCCGACGACCAGCCGGATCCGATCCCGGCACCCCCGCTCCCCCGTGTCCGCATCAAGCCGAGGAGGCAGTCATGAGCGATCCCGCGATCGAAGTCACCGAGAACCGGTCGGAGCACCGCTACGACATCACCGTCGACGGCGAGCAGGCGGGGTTCTCCGCCTACCGCGACGTCGAATCCCGGTCGGGGTCGGCTGACCAGCGAATCCTCTACCACACGGTCGTCGAGGACTCGTTCGAGGGCCGCGGGCTCGCCTCGCAGCTCACCCGGGGTGCGATCGAGCAGGCCGTGGCCCAGGGCTACCGCATCGTCCCGCTGTGCCCCTACGTCAAGAGCTGGGTGCAGAAGCACACGGAGTACGCCGACAGCATCGACGCGGTCACCCCCGACCACCTCGCCCTCTTCTCCTGACAGATCGCAATTTCCGAAGGTTTCTGAGAGCGGATCCGCACGTTTCTGCAATCTCAGATCCAGGATCCGGAGCCGCTGTTCGCGGTAATGATCCCGGGCGCGGGCATGCCCAGCGCAGCGGCGACGAGCGCCACGACGTCCGCCTCCCGCATGGACTTCGTCACCCGGATCAGCCTCCATCCCTCGGATTCGTACGCCTGGCGGCGCTCGATGTCGATCGCCCACTGGCGGGCATCGGTCCGGTGGTGCTCCCCATCGTACTCGATCGCGATCTTCTGCTCGACGTAGCCGAGGTCCGGGTGGATGACCCTGCCGAGGGCCTGGACGAAGACCGGAGGGTGGACCACGGGCTCCGGGAGACCGTGATCGACGAGGAGCAGACGCAGCGAGGACTCCCGCGGCGAATCGACGCCCGGGTGCGCCCGCTCGAGGGCGGCGAGGAAGGTTGCCCTGCCGCGGTACCGGACCGGGGCCTCGGCGACGGCTCTCAACGACTCGACGGTGGCGCTCGGTTCCCCGTGCCACCCGCCGAGCAGGCAGTCCAGTGCGACCGTCATGTCCGCGACGGTGAGCATCCCGGCGATCTGCCGGAGCGTCTGGTCGCGGGCGACGAGGCGCAGGTCCCAGGCCGTGTCGACGTCGAGCATCTCGGCCGAATGTCCCCGGACGCCCCTGCGGCGCACCGGCACGACGCCGATCGCCGAGGTCACGTGGATGTGACGGAGGTGCTCGTTCGGGATCGCCATGCCGTGGAGCACTGCAGCCGACGTGTGGCTGGCGGCGCAGTCGGGTCGGATGAACTGCAGACCGAGCTGCCGCAGGTGGACGGACTTCCACTCCTCGTCCGCCCAGTCCGGGATCTCGATCGTCTTCCGCCACTCGGGATGCTCCCTGACCCCGTGGTGCGGCGCGGCCACGGGACCTCGGCTGGTGACGGCGAAGGAGGACAGGTCGTAGGCATCGTGGTCGTCGGGATGGAGGAACAGCGGAATGCGATGTGTGGCCATGCCCGCACGCTAGGCATCCGCCGAGGCGCCTGCCAGGCAGCCGGTGCGCCTGTGGACGGGGAGTGCCCGAGGCCGTCGCCTGTGACCTTGGGACGTGCTCGGACGGTGAGTGCCCGCAGGCCGAGCGTCGCGCGATGCACCGTGAATCCCTAGCCGGAGACGGAGCCGGAAACGGGCCACCGCACCACCGAGGCGCCCGAGGAGGGCCCGCCGGGCTCACCAACCCGCGCGGGGGCGGTTTGAGATTGCGATTTCCTGCGGATCCGCTCTCAGGAACCTTCGGAAATTGAGGTCTCACGGGCGGTCGAAGTCGAGGAGGTCGGGCTTCTCCACCCGCTCGACCTGCGCACCGAGCGCCTGGAGCTTCTCGACGAAGTACTCGTATCCGCGGTCGATGTGATCCACCCCGGACACCTGGGTGATGCCGTGCGCGGCGAGCCCGGCGAGCACGAGTCCCGCGCCGGCCCGGATGTCAGAGGCCTCGACCTCGGCGCCCGAGAGCTGCTCGACGCCGGTGATGAGGGCATGATTGCCGTCGATCGACACCTCGGCCCCGAGGCGCGCGAGCTCGTTGACGAACCGCCAGCGGGCCTCGAAGAGGTTCTCGGTGAGCAGGCCCACTCCGTCGGCGACCGCGTTGAGCGCGATGACGAAGGGCTGCAGGTCGGTGGGGAAACCGGGGAACGGCAGGGTCGCGACCCGGATGCTGTGCGGACGTGCGGCACCCCGCACGCGGAACGCGCCGCCGGGGTTGTCCGTCGGCGTCTCCGTGACCTCGGCCCCGGCGTCGCGGAGCTTGTCCACGACGATCGGGAGGAGGTCGAGCGAGACGCCCTCGACGGTGACGTCCCCCGCGGTGATCGCGGCGGCGAAGGCCCAGGTCCCGGCGACGATCCGGTCGCCCACGCAGCGGTGGTCGACCGGCGAGAGCCGCTCCACCCCGTCGATCGTCAGGGTCGAGGTCCCGATCCCGCCGATCCGCGCGCCCATCGCCTCGAGCATGCGGCAGATGTCGACGATCTCGGGTTCGCGGGCGGCGTTCTCGATGACGGTCCGGCCGGTGGCCAGCGTGGCCGCCATGAGGAGGTTCTCGGTCGCCCCGACCGAGGGGAACGCGAGGTGGATCTCCGCGCCGCGCAGGCCGTCCGGCGCCTCGGCGATGAAGTACCCGTGGTCGAGGTGCACCGTCGCGCCGAGCTGCTCGAGGCCGGCCTTGTGGAGGTCGAGGCCGCGGGAGCCGATCGCATCCCCGCCGGGCAGCGCCACGTGGGCGGCGTGCAGCCGACCGGTGAGCGGGCCGAGCACCGAGATCGAGGCGCGCATCGCCCGCACGAGCTCGTAGTCGGCCTGGATGCCGGTCTGCTCGGGGACGTCGATCTCGACGGTCCCGGCGGCGGCGTCGTAGGCGATCCCGCAGCCGAGGCGCTGGAGCAGCTCGCACATGATCGACACGTCGAGGATGCGCGGCACATTGGTGATGCGCGAGCGCCCCGGGGCGAGCAGCGTCGCCGCCATGAGCTTGAGGACGCTGTTCTTCGCCCCGCGCACCTCGACGGTGCCGTCGAGCACTGCGGGGCCGCGCACGGACAAGACCTGCATCAGGTGAAACGTCCCATCGTGAGATTGGATCCGGGAGGCGCTGACTCGAGCCAGGAGGAGAACGCGGACAGCGCCTCGGTGTCGAGGGCCAGCAGGACGTCGTGCGGGTCTCCCCCGTGGACGCCGTACCGGCACGTGATGATCTGGG
This Brevibacterium ihuae DNA region includes the following protein-coding sequences:
- a CDS encoding acetyl-CoA C-acetyltransferase; its protein translation is MTEAVIVGGSRTPLGRMSGALGSLSAVDLGAEAIAGALDRAGVAPDAVDYVIMGQVLQAGCGQGPARQAAAKAGIPMSTPAITINKLCLSGINAITQAAMLVRAGEYDVVVAGGQESMTNAPHMLEKSRAGYKYGTVAVRDHMDYDGLWDAFTDEAMGGLTESANAGDAEFTREEQDAYAAQSHQRAAAAWEDGRFADEVTPVTISGRKGDTVVEKDEGVRPDTTAESLGRLRPAFRKDGTITAGSASQISDGAAAVVVTSREKAEELGLPILAVIRSHAWTAGPDSSLQHQPSQAIKAAAEREGMSPADFDLYEINEAFAAVSLASMKDLGIDDAKVNVNGGAVALGHPIGASGARIALHLALELRRRGGGKGVAALCGGGGQGDALVLEVPAS
- a CDS encoding Dps family protein; the protein is MGYTLPGLTEAEGEKVSGILQERLDAMNALHLILKHAHWNVVGPSFIGVHEMLDPQVELVRGFADEIAERIAALGSQPIGVPGRIAWDRPGMTYETDRAGTQQHIAALDAVYTEVNAAHREAVAATADIDPMSEDLLTAQTRELEQFQWFLRAHLEDASGSLKG
- a CDS encoding cell division protein — its product is MRGYEKNEVDARIGQLQTEIDSLRKALADARSQVITADRAKLQIAGELSEAKQQLKKAANDSAEAAGPPGTRIDHLLKIAESQARETLAQATADAETIRNKARADAASQRARMHTESNDVLNKARAEADSISASAELRAEETIKAAESRAQELRATAEREAAQLGDTAKAQSDESHETVKREIAALKADAEKEAADIRAAAKTEADEILARARAEQEKSKKAADALDVELANKRQQAEKAEKERFDTSAAENRKLIAEAQERAKKADAEAKEAAERAEQTRKEAVEKADRIIADGRKRAQELIAESRATAEATIEESAAEAKRNVSSAQSQVDLLTKQRRTITAQLQQLRSMFAAPGLFDGVDLTEDRSDQEAAAALPTEKIASGSELEDLSADSEIEDAEVVRNPADDSAAGTGSAGTPPQSGDGKSGAGQKAGAAAKDAGSPKAGDAPKSGDATQVGSGQATGAGPKSGDATPAPGARTPAGTSGAGSAAAGSSAKQNSGGQQKPAAGTGKNSSGRQPRDPKSRDFNRLR
- the nucS gene encoding endonuclease NucS; the protein is MRLVIAKCSIDYAGRLTAHLPLADRVLMLKADGSVLVHSDGGSYKPLNWMTPPCTLAVTEPDDDQRTAGFSEIWTVTQAKTDDRLVISIAQVHSDTAHDLGVDPGLVKDGVEAHLQELLAEHIESLGTGFQTVRREYMTAIGPVDILAKDALGASVAIEIKRRGGIDGVEQLTRYLELLNRDPLLSPVSGVFAAQEIKPQARALAEDRGIRCVVLDYDALRGMDDPETRLF
- a CDS encoding pirin family protein, translating into MTNPEIDPAEYECAHVECAEAIDIITAREVPLGGLRAMTVRRTLPQRKRSLIGPWCFVDHFGPDDVAATGGMQVARHPHTGLATVTLLFHGEIEHIDSTGFSNVVRPGEVNLMIAGSGISHSEFSSDTTERLHGVQLWYALPDALRSGMAESQHFVPTWAEVPGGRVLIYLGRIAGQVSPVETRVAAHAAEVVVDPGQTVEIALDPEDEHGVLLDSGELSLSAGDHEQTLGTDELAYLPPGAPALRLTAGAEAPVRAILVGGRPFGESIVMWWNFIGRSHDEIVAFRRAWQAEIGRDEAPAQDAPADAGALDDGVDGPRFGDFPDDQPDPIPAPPLPRVRIKPRRQS
- a CDS encoding GNAT family N-acetyltransferase → MSDPAIEVTENRSEHRYDITVDGEQAGFSAYRDVESRSGSADQRILYHTVVEDSFEGRGLASQLTRGAIEQAVAQGYRIVPLCPYVKSWVQKHTEYADSIDAVTPDHLALFS
- the murA gene encoding UDP-N-acetylglucosamine 1-carboxyvinyltransferase; protein product: MQVLSVRGPAVLDGTVEVRGAKNSVLKLMAATLLAPGRSRITNVPRILDVSIMCELLQRLGCGIAYDAAAGTVEIDVPEQTGIQADYELVRAMRASISVLGPLTGRLHAAHVALPGGDAIGSRGLDLHKAGLEQLGATVHLDHGYFIAEAPDGLRGAEIHLAFPSVGATENLLMAATLATGRTVIENAAREPEIVDICRMLEAMGARIGGIGTSTLTIDGVERLSPVDHRCVGDRIVAGTWAFAAAITAGDVTVEGVSLDLLPIVVDKLRDAGAEVTETPTDNPGGAFRVRGAARPHSIRVATLPFPGFPTDLQPFVIALNAVADGVGLLTENLFEARWRFVNELARLGAEVSIDGNHALITGVEQLSGAEVEASDIRAGAGLVLAGLAAHGITQVSGVDHIDRGYEYFVEKLQALGAQVERVEKPDLLDFDRP